Genomic segment of Mastomys coucha isolate ucsf_1 unplaced genomic scaffold, UCSF_Mcou_1 pScaffold5, whole genome shotgun sequence:
TGAGGTAATTAAAATGGTAGATCATGGGGCCTAAAAGGAATGGGGGAGGAAGTTAAGTGGAAGGACTGGGAGCAAGAAAGCAATGGTTGGGGGCAGGGATAGAGGAAGATTGTGGGAGATGCAATATGAATGACAATTAGACTAGCATGAGGACTGTTGAAGATGTAGCTAAGTCAATAGAGTGCTTATCTGGGCCCTGGGTTCTAAACTAGCACCACATAAAAAGTTAGGCTTGTTATACTCCTAGGATCCCAGCATTCTggtggtagaggcagaaggaccaaaagttcaagaccatcctcagctacatcccaagtttgaggccagcttcagctacatgagaccctgtcacaaatgAAAGAGTTTGAAGTCAAGCAAGAAATTGTCTTGAGAGGTCGGTATATGGGGGCGGGTTGGGATAGGGTGGAGAGGGAAGAGCTACATGTAGATCATTAAAGCTCAGAAGACCAGGTCTCTAGGGCATTGAGGCTGCCTATTTAAACTTACAAAGTTGCCCAAGATAACAGAGTTGAGGTTGGGTTTGTGCCTAAGTTTTCAGTAAAAATAATTGAAGGAATAATAAAGAGGATATCGCTTTCCTATATTTGACTCAGATAGGCAAGGTCTTTCTGGATGGTTAAGCCTGGAAGGAGCACTCCTTagttttaattgctttctttgtttatttgattaTCATGATGAGGTTTGTTATTTTCTGCTGGTGATAATgtccaaataaacatttttttttcttatacttgcaGGTTTTCACAGCTGAGAGTACAAAGTCAAGCAGGATGTCTGTGGATCCGATGGCCTATGAGGCCCAGTTCTTTGGCTTCACACCACAGACTTGCCTGCTGAGGATCTACTTAGCATTTCAAGACCACCTGTTTGAAGTGATGCAGGCTGTTGAACAGGTTATCCTAAAGAAACTGGAGGGCATTCCAGACTGTGAGATCAGCCCTGTCCAGACTCGTAAATgcacagagaagtttctttgcTTCATGAAAGGACGCTTCGATAACCTTTTTGGCAAAATGGAGCAGCTGATTTTGCAGTTGATTTTGTGTATTCCCCCAAACATCCTACTTCCTGAAGATAAGTGTCAAGAGAAGAATCCTTTCAGTGAAGAAAAATTCCAGCTTCTCAAACAGGAAATTAAAGAGTTACAGGAGAAATACAAGGTTGAATTATACACTGAGCAGGCCCTTCTTGCAGAATTACAGGAACAAGAAACTGTTAAAGCCAAACTCAGAGAGAccttgactttctttgatgagCTTGAAAACATTGGCAGATGTCAAGGAATGAGTAACTTTAGGGAGAGTTTGGTGTCCCTGGTCCAGAACTGCAGAAAACTCCAGAACATTAGAGACaatgtagaaaaagaaagcaaaagactgAAATCATAGTAATTGTCAGTAGTGAAAAGAGAGCATGTAAATGGGTAGCTCTTCTTTGTTTATTCTTATGGCTGAGGTCTGTTGGGGCCATTTTCCCCTCCTTTCCTAGGTTACTCAAAGCAAATCAGCAGATCTTGTAAATTGCAGGCTGCAGTTCAGACCTCTAAAGCAGAGCTtgttgttcatttgcttttctccctctgaaaCTTGGGTTGACTGCCCTCGCATCTGGTAATGTCTCCAGTTCTTTTGGGATTGTACTCATTTTCCTGTTAGGTATGTTTAGTATGATTTCAGGAGGGAATAGAATCCTCATGGAACTGgatgtttctgttcattttttgcTGTATAAACCAGGTCTGTGTATTCACTGAGTATAATCAGGTACATCAAGGACTAATAGAGCTAGGCTGAGgacgtagctcagtggtagaatgtgtTCAGGGAGTGGATGTCTCAGGATTTAACACAacacactggagagaagcagaaagaggagtgggaagaaggaaaaggaaattaaagggcAGCAGGACACAGCAGAGGGTCAGGGATATGGGATGACATATAGTGCAGTATTAAAGGGGCATGTCCAATTGATAATGTAAGATTCAAGTCAAGCTTAGAAGGTGTTAGCCTTGCACCTATGAGAGCATTCTAGGCAAAGAA
This window contains:
- the Mis12 gene encoding protein MIS12 homolog, producing MSVDPMAYEAQFFGFTPQTCLLRIYLAFQDHLFEVMQAVEQVILKKLEGIPDCEISPVQTRKCTEKFLCFMKGRFDNLFGKMEQLILQLILCIPPNILLPEDKCQEKNPFSEEKFQLLKQEIKELQEKYKVELYTEQALLAELQEQETVKAKLRETLTFFDELENIGRCQGMSNFRESLVSLVQNCRKLQNIRDNVEKESKRLKS